AGATGCTCCTTTTCTATTAGCCAGTTTTAATACATCCACCTGACTGGAGGCTACCAGCCAGAAGTATTTCATTTTGATTGGACTAGGAAATCAAAAGAACAGAGAGGGCAAAGAAATTGAAATgtcactgttaaaaaaaactgTCAGAATTCAGCACTTGGCTGGATTAGATACAATTATTATCCTGACTGTGAAAAAGGACTGCCaagaaaattttttcttttcagttatttGGAAATTTAGTTTGAAACTACTTCAGTGAACTAACTAATATGCCTATTTAGTAATATAACTTTGAGTTACAGGAGGGAGCCTGGATGCCAAATACTTGCCctgttttcagctgctgtgtaaAACATTTGTTTCCACTTAGATTGGCAGCAGCAAGCTGTTGAGGTCTTCTGTGAGAAAGATTCTGTAATGGATTTACTGATTTGTCTAAATCTGATGATTAATGTTTTCCAAATACACCCCATTTTCAGAAAGCATTATCTTATTTCATTACAACCTTGCTTTCACTAGAGAACTATTTTCTGACTagcagtttcttttttctgtgtcCAGACTGCAAATCTGTGGTGAGACAAGCACAACCTAAAAGTATGATCAGACTTTGAACTAAGCTCTATGCTACCTTTATTATTACTTACAGGTAAGGCTCTATTAGCCTTACCTATTGGTAACACTTTACTTTCTAAAATTCCTGTTGTTCTATCTTTCCAGTCTTccttcagtgccaccagccatcaagaagaaaattatctacATTCTCCTTTTACACATAGCCTTCTGtctttaattttgctttgtcCCTCCACTTTCTCTGGAGTTTTATAACAAGCACCATAATACATTTCATCTAAAGAATTTACCACTTGGAAGGACTCTATATGAAAATGAATTGCTTTGCAATTAAAAATGGGTGTATGGGAAGTGTCTCCCTTACTGATTCACTGTCAGAGAGAGAAGACagtctcttttttcctttctgcagcccACTTATCTCAGAAGACTGGCTGGTTACGGTCGCTCGTCTGGAGGAGTGGTAACTGCTGAAGGACCGTGAGTCTTTAGGAGAAACTCTCAGTAGGGGTCCAAGGCAAGGAACATAAGTTGCAATGGCTCTTCTAATGGATAAGAGGTAGAACCAGTCAGATTTTTTACTGTTAGCAAAAAATTCAATCATCATAAACAACGCATTTATTCAGAGAGATGAACTAATGCTGCATGGACTGGAAAATTACTGGGTACAAAAAGAGTTTTCCAGATATCAGATCTCTCATATACAATCACCCTGCAAGATCACTTATTCACAGTGTTCTGCAGAACTCAAATTTATTGCTTGGCAGGGGTAAGGGCATTAAAATATAACTCTTGGAACTAAAGGGAGCTattaaaacaatgttttatCTGCTTTCAGCTTAATcagggcaaaaataaaattctgtccCTTTAAACTGAACCTCACAGAAGTACTAcataatgaattattttaatcttcCCCTAAGCAGCTATTCTAGCTCCTCTTACACATCTGTTTGCTGGCTATCTGTAGAGTTGTACAGAATGTGCCTTTATATTACTGTATTACTTTGCTCATATGCAATGTTAGGAAACTCTGGCCTAGCTTTCCTCTTCCTGCCAGTCTTCCCCACAAAGATGTTCCTGCCCACCTCTTCTCTATTCAGTTCCTCAGTAGGTCTTTGTAAGTGGTGAAACAACAGCCTATCTGTGGCATTGCTGCCATCTGTCCCATCTCACTGCCTGCATCTGAACTTGGAGTGGTAATGACCCTTCATTTTACCTGTCTGAGGAAATACTACCTGAAATACAAAAGACTTGAGAAACATGAGGAGGATTCACAAAATAGGGAAGAGGTGGTTTGGTTCACTCTATTGCCTCTCTCACTGTCCTGGTTAATGTAACAAAGTGCTATTTGCAACACTGCCCAATGTCTGCCCCTCATGAAGACAGTTAAAAATTTATGGTGCTTTCCTTTGAGATGGAAAGGTTTCAATCTTTTATCGTGCAATAGGTAAATACAGATCAGTATCCATACACATCTCTTAACTACCATCTGCTCAGGAGTTTGTTCCAAGTACAAATTCCACTGACATTTCTATGGCATTGAGGAGTGTTCCTGGGGAGGGCAAGGCTGTCTGACAGAGTTAAAATGAGCCGGTAAAGGAGAGCTCAGGTACTAGACCTAAAAGTGATAAATTTACTCTCATATTTTCTTTGCTATATTAAACATAACTTGTAAGAGTGAACTTACCTGTATTTGGGGTGAGTGATGGCATAAATGATGGGGTTATGGATGACAGAAGCTTTGGCAATCACAGCTGGTATGGAGTTCATGAAAGGTGTCAGGACGTGGGAATACCTAGAGTAATGCAAACACATCATATATTTACTATTGAGTGCTGCATTGTCTATGCAGTTAAACAGAGGCAAGACAGTGCTTTAAGGCTCTAGAGAGAGTAAAAGAGGAGTTCTGTACCAAAACAATGAGAGAACAAATTCTACATCCTTTGCCTGTAAAGATCAACATCAGTCTAATTGGATTTCTGAGAAATATGATTTTCTTGGGGCTTCTCTGGCAGTACTTCACTACTATGATTCAGGATTGTGGTAATTCCTGTGTTGTTTAACCAAGGACAATGTCAGCCTTTAAGAAGGCCTCACCATCCTGGTGAGGAAGTTTCTCATCATAATATGGGAATATATATGCTCTATGATGAGGTGGAAATGGTTTGCCAATTGCAATACAATTTTGAATAACATACAGCGTGACCTTACTGGAATGGAGTTTTTGACCTTGAGCTGAGACAATGCTTTGGTAAGGCTGATGGAGAGTTCAGCTAACAGAAACAAACAGTGGCAAAGCCTTCTGTTTAAGCTAATCATTCCTGTGTTTAAACTAATAATTCCCAGAAAATGCAACCTGTAGACCAAAAATATTAGTGAGCATGACTATGTGCTAGCTCACTATTCctcattcaaaatattttctaaaggaATTAAggttcttccttcctttttcataTGTTGTTGCTCTGTTAGATGAGTTGTCTTTAGTACAAAACTATAGCCACAGACTCCATGTCTGCCTTCCACATGCAGCGAGATTTTATCTGAGTCCCTTGCAATAAAATTTCACAGAAGACATCCAGGCTTGGTCTATTAATCAGAGAAATCCCTGTAGGATTGCCTAAAAGACATAgctcagaaatggaaaaaatctgaATGAAGCTATGTTGCTCCCCAGATAGCTTTATaaggaacatttaaaaatgctaatttcTAACATActgcagaaatgtaaaattGTTCATTTGTTCAGATTTTTGTGAGTATGAGACATGAAACAGAAGTCAAGTTCAGCAGGTACTTGATCCTCCTAAGGCAGATGCTGAATCGTACACGACAGCACAACAGTTCTACATAGGGGATGCTTTAAGCTGACCACCAAGTGATTTTCTTTTAGGTCTCTTACAGTACTGCAAAGTAGCTGTGCTTCATTTCTCCATCTCCTTGCTTCTCCTCGGTGTCTAGCATGTCACATGTCACCAGTGGATGTCCAGTACCTAAGTTCCCCTTTGACAGGAAACGGGACATTAGGACACACTTGAAGGGTTCGTGTTCTTGCGTGAGGAACGTGTTTACCTTCACATAGAAAATGTTCGTTGCAGCTGGGAATCACCCATCTGCATACAAAGGGAGAAGATCCACTTccctcagtattttttttcttcttaaacctAAGATTTTAGAAGTGCTGTGTTTAGGAAACTGCCTTTCTAAGTAGCGTTTGAGATGAAGCCCTGCAGTGGCCTCTTTCTTGGGTGTGTAACAAAAATCACCCTTGTCTCCCAAAATGCTCCATCATAAATAAATTTGAGCTGTGTGTCAATTTTAGGAACACCTACTTTTTATCTGacttgaaaaatacaaagaaaagtgttttgttCTGTCATAGGAATCATCCAGTTGAGGTTTTTGCAGGTGACAAGCCTTCCTAAAAGAGACAATCACACACATTTTAGAGAGGCTAAACTGAAGCACAGGAGAATTCGCATCTTAAGGTGGGAGAAATAaccacacagagccaaggcatCTGGATTCCCAGTCCATTACTTATGCCTGGATTGCATCAAGTGTCTGGTGTCAAGCTACATGTTTTAATACTGTCATGCTTCTGTTGAAATTACTGTGTGAAATGATGACAATTAAATAGATGAAGAACATGCTTTGATGAGTTATATTTATGATCTTTTATATCCAGCATCAAAAAGCCCCCAACACATGTATATACTAATTTTGAACTTGCTTATAGAGGTAAGGAATTTTAGCAGTTGgatgtaacaaaaaaaaaaaaaaaagaatatactTATGTAGATTAAAGAAGtatagaaaaagaagagaatcaACCCCTGGAACGATCTTTTTGGAGTGCTTTAATTAACATTTTGGTACTAAATAAAGTTCAGATAAGTTCAAATACCCTAGCATAGAGAATGCATTCAGAAATCTTTAGCATGGCATTTTATGTTGCCAGTAATAATATTCTTGTtgcctctcttctttttttttttttttttaattttcttaaagtCAAACTAAGAAAACTATCAGTCAGCATGTGCCCCATTTGTTAACTGTCACTCCTAAATATATGAATGTTTTGGACATGCTTCAGAACATCAAACGTGACAAGTAGTTTTGACTTTCGTCTGTCTTTTAGAGTTCCACATCTTCTGCTTTCACTTAATATTGTTTTGCTGATACATTTATAATTACCCAGCAAAAGCTACCAGAGCAACAACAGAGTATGGTGACCAGGAAATGACAAAAAACAAGATGACAATCAGTGCAATTTTGGCCATCTTCCACTCATTTTTCATCCTCTGATACTGTTTCTGGAACTCTCTATTTCCACGTTTGCATCCAAATGTCTGAATAGACCTAGGGAAAATAAACATacaacagcaaaaaacaaaGGTAGAGAAGTGAGCAAATAGCTTAATGAAGTGGGATAACAATTACCCTTCTGCTACTTTAGGCTAAAACTCATGCACTTTTATTGCACATTAATGCAAGTACGTGACCCATACTTCCCAATTCAATGTACTTCTGTTGCACTAATCAATGGCAAAATACACATGTgcttcaatgaaaaaaaaaatagcagaaaagtACCAAAAGATTTTCCACATAAAGCAGATATTCAAGCCAATTGAATAAAGCTGAGTTAAAGATACTTAGAGGAGTCTTTGCTTCCCTGGGTCCTGTTTTGCTACCTTGCTGTCACTTTGTACTTCTGAATGAAGTGACTTGATCTGTGGGATCCTATGGGAATGGTACCCACAGATGGCACATGGAGTGGCAGGCTGTCCTTTACATTTAAAGCAATATCTTTTTGTTTCAGAGTCCTGCTATTAAATCTTTaatctccttttttatttaaatttatagttaaattccatttatttttctgtgaaatagtTATTGATACACTGTCATTAGGTGTTTCTGAGGtcccttttgtttttattctggttGGTTAATTTCCATGTCATTAGATAATACACTGATAAGCTCAGGCCAAAATTCAGGAATGGCCCTTCTAAGAATTGTATGTCTTACCATGTTGACTATTGACAGAattcttgtttggttttctgtttcagttgtGCTTACAAAATAACTGTGAGAAACATGTCccaattttcttctgttctttctttctttgttttaagaaaacaaacagtcaCTTAAACACAAGGATAAAAATTTAGGACTGTTGGCTACTTACTTGTTGGCCTTCTTGATAGCTTCAAAGATAGAGACATAGCTGTATATGATAGCAAtcaaaggaatgaaaaagacaaagcagaaaagcagcatcGTGTAGGCACGGACCGATGGCGTGAAAGTCATATAGTCCCAGGAACAGGAAGTCAGCAAACCTTCAGGAACATATGCACCTAGAAAGGAAGACAGGAGAAGGCATAAACCATGAAGTGAATGTTATTCTGAGTGCAGAAGTTCAAGAAGATACTCAGAATAACATGGGATTTAGTCCTATTCtctgaaagggaaagaagggtTTAAAAGGATAAACAATTCTTAATGTAACgaacttttatattttcttttatttcgTTTTACTATTGTATTTATGCTTAGCAGTCTAAGGCTTCAGAAAACTGAATAATTTTGCTTCAGTCTTGAATATTGTTTACAACTCATCATAGTCAAAGGGAATCTCTTCAAATACTTTTTGGGTCTGGGACCAGAcctgtatttgttttaaatatctccatTTCCTGTCAAACTGCTTTCTTCCTAAGGAGTCAAACCAATTGCTCTAGGTACCACTTTTCTAAGCATGTGCAGATAAGAGAAATTTACTGGGCgaaagaaaaagatttattGAGTAGACCAAATAATTTTGTCATGAAGTAAAGCTGAgtagaactaaaaaaaaaaaaaaaaaaatcatacataCCTAATGTTCTACCTGAAACAAAATGTATTATCTTTAAAGGAACTGTTTCAAACTGTTAAGTAAATAAATTGGCAATAGCAACGTTTTTTActttggaattttaattttaactgtttatgctgatattttctgttctgctcttAAAAATATTGCACCAGATGTTCTCAAATGCATCTAATTACAGTGTGAGAGTTCATACTGTGGGCACTATTACAATCTAATTACAAGATAATAACACCCTTCAAGCAATTATTCCACCTTCTTCAACTGAAAATCTATAATCTAAGGCTATATTGTAATTTTGTTATTCTAACAGCTCCTCACTCAACTAAAGACTGCTTCTGTCAGTATTGCAGTTTGTCTGCTTAAGCATGGTTCATGTTTAGGGGGACCAGAAAGGCAATAATATGACAATAACAGAACTCTGCTGAAATTCTACCCAGTACCTGAGTTGGTTGTTGCATCCTTTACTAGTCAAACATATTTATGTTCTCACCTCAGTTGGCATACACATTCTCTTCTGGAATTAGGGAGCATAATGGTGGGCTGGGGTTTTGAATGATGAGTTCATTCTAACTTAGTGACTGCAACTGGTGACTCTCAGGAAATAAACTTAATGGTAGTGAGGAAGAATTAACAGAAACTCACTTCATCACAAATTGCAATGATCAAGGTGCTGTATGAATGTTCCAATTTCCATGTGTAAAATTCACATTGACAAAAGCATTTTAGTTACTACTAAATGCCATGCTTATTGGAAGCCAGTGACAACAGCAATGAGTGAATGGAGAATGCAGGCAACACCAAGTGCAATTTGTCCATCCAGAACACAGTCAAGACTTACTGAAGATCTCCTGGCACAAATGCTCAGACTCTTTTATGTGAATGAAAAGAATTAGATTGACACTACTGTCTTAGACAGCACTTTTGGGGAGGAAAATTCatcagaaataacaaaaattcatttatttaactTACATATTGTTAAATTTGATTCAATGGAAGTAGACATGGGATAATGAGCAGGTGCATTCTTCATAAATTTTGGCCATGAATTTATCTACTGTATGCATATTTTTGCACATTAAGTAATGTGCTCAAGGAAAAGTGCCACTGTCATATAATATGCTGTAATGCCCACtgcattcttttcttttgattaGAGACCTTCAGTTTTAACATGtgtttaatctctttttttttcaaattggtTTACTCAAGCCTCATATGTGAGCTATTAATTCAACCCTCTTCTGTACCTTTAACTGGTTTTTAATCCAATACTATGAGGGCAAAAAAGTTTTATTCCAGGTCACTTACTCCATCCAAAGAAGGGTGGGAGACTCCAAGCCAAAGAGTACAGCCAGACTCCTACCAGGATTATTAGGGCCTTCTTCTTTGACGTCACTCCAACAGAAGCCAGAGGTTTAGTGATGACAAAATATCTGTCCAAGGCAATCACCATCAAAGTGATCATAGATGTAATGCCAAAAAGAGCTCCGCAGAAGGCATACAGCTCACAGCCTTGCAATGAAGATGACAGAAGTAGCAGTGAAATTAATCTACCCACGCTAATTATTTCTAGGAGAGTTCAAGTCTGTGTTTCTTATGAACTAATGTCTTCTGGAAATTGTAAAGCAGTGAAAGTTGAGTTTTCCTGTAGTTATAATGCTACTTCAAAGCTGCTGTCTGTCTTGCTAATTACATTATCCATGCAGAtaaacttcaaatattttgtttgcttcaaTTGCTGGAGACAGTGATACTTAACATATTTGCACTCATTGATTTCTGGTGTTTCTAGTTGGATCATTTCAGCAGTCCATTAATATCTTGTTTACGTACAGTTTTACTGCAGGTCCCATAGAAGCAGCTGTTTTGCTTAACAATGGGATATAGTTACTTTAGTACTGTTCATGTCTCAAGGGCAGCAAAACTGAAGTAAATACGAATATATTAATGAGTAATTTAGCTGAAGTAAATATTCAGACTATGAATACATTAATGAGTGATTTTAATTGTTCAAACAACCTAATGATTAAAAGCAGTGGTTTGGATTAGTTTTAACATGTATGCAAATGAGCACTTAatggaagtaaaataaaaatatgcttttggtCATCAGAGATCAAAATAGCAATTTTACTTCTGTGAGTTTCCTTTCTGTCAGTAGCTGTTCAAGAGGCAGAGACTAGTCTTCCTCTTATAACAGTTATATTGGAAGAATGAAAGCACCTTCATTCCACATTTTCTTACTACACAGGAAGTGTAGAATTTCTGTtgtgaaaaatcagattttccagGCTTTCTTGCCTCACTATGCCAGGTGCAAGTCCCAGAGCAGGTTATAGAATGGCTTTTAAGCCAGTGTGCTGAGAGGGAGTACACTTTGTCAGAGAACTCTGACAGTAGCTAAGTCATGAGATGACTGGGGAGGAACACTGGCAAGAAGATTAGTGCTGTGCCTCATGTTGCCAGTGGTGCCTTTGTCAGAGAACTCTGACAGTAGCTAAGTCATGAGATGACTGGGGAGGAACACTGGCAAGAAGATTAGTGCTGTGCCTCATGTTGCCAATGGTGCCTTTGCCTCTGTCTCATTAACACAATTTTCCTCTCCTGATAGAAGTATATTTAttgcacacagacacaaataTTCAAAGAAATGTTTGGTCAACACTGAGACAATGTTGAGAAACGTTCACAATATTGCAAGAGTACCTGAGGGTAGATAGATTAACTGCCACTGTGGTAAGAACAAACATAGTGAAATCTTAGAAAGAATATATACAAACCTTTCTCACCAAAAATCCAGTGTTTGTAGAGGCTGCTGGTGAAAAAAACTGGAGACTGTGTAATGGACATCAGGAAGTCACTAATAGCTAGATTGATGATGAGTACATTGGCTGGAGTCTGAAGGCTCCTACTCCTACAGAGATGAGAAGAAATGTTGCTAAACACTGCTGCACTGTTAATTATGCTGTTTCTCGTTCCTGTGAGCTCACAAATCCCAAGGAACATGGTAAGCTAAAGCAGAGTGCTTCTTGTTTCCCTCATGAGGGAGCAGAAGCAAGGCCCAGTTATACACCCTTATACTCCTGTGCATTTTAGAGGATTGTTTTGATAACCAGCTCAGTGATGGGGATATATCACACCGTTCTTTAAATATTCTAACCAGTGCACTGCATGGCCACGATTAACAGGAAGTTAGAGTTGGTGTACACTATGGATGTCCAGATCTGGTCTGTGTTAAGCAGGAGAAGGGGCATGCATTTTCCACTGCTGATAAAATCAACAGTGGCTTCCTAATACAGGGATTAAGCAAACTCACTAAGAACCACATCAAGCACTCTGTTTTACGTCAGTTCTTCTCTGTGACACTCATTTCACTGGCCCAGACTCTGGCTTTAAAAGAGCAATAAGCAGCCTTCAGTGTATTCTGCCTGCTTTTGTTATTCGTAATATTACAGTACCATATTTTAAAGGGTAGACATAAAACCTCAAACTGAGAGCTCTTCACTTTGGGGCTCGGTGTAACTACTTAGCTCCTTTTTCAATTTCAGTCTTAGATATAATAGAAAAGTAGGTGAATAAGCCATGTATTTTTGCACTGGTCCAGAATCAATCACTAGGACCATCATCCCCTTTCCGTCAATTTAGGAGCAAGGAGGTATTATTAGTAGGTGCTTATGGGTTGTGTGTATTTGTTTGTAGTCTGTGAAGTCACTGAACACATTTCTGTTTCAGGCAGTTCTCTTACGGTTTGTCATTACCTGAGGCTGCTTTGTAAGCACCTAAactattttctgaatttctgatgTACTCGTTACTTAGCTATCAGTATCCCTTCCTGTCTTCATATCACCTTCAAAAGAAGACAAGCTGTGTCCTGAAGTGGAAGTGCCATAACTGGATTTCCTGTATGGGACCAGCCAAAGAGCGAAGCTGGCTCATGTATTTCATCCTGACATATCTGATCTGCATGCCAACACCTTTTCTCTTCTTAAGCCCACTGCCATTCTCACTTAAGTATGCCATTCTACTTTGAATAAATGTACTGAAGCCTACTGCCCATAAATACAGGCTTGAGACCAAGACAACTTCCAACTATACTCCAGAAATCTAAGTTAACACAGCAAAATTATCCTATCATTTGTTGCTGCTATTTTGGTTTATTACATTTGTGCCTAAAGACCAATCACATAGTAGAAGTTCACGGGCTTGAACATCATGTCAATGCTCTGCCCCAGTGTGACAAATCAGACACAGAATGAGGAGTGAACAGGAATGGTGAGCATATGACATCGCTGTCAGAGATCCAATTTCCCTCAGATATAAAAGTTGGAACGTGGCCTTAGTTAAAAGGAAACAAGCCAAATGttggaaaatgtgaaaaaaaatgggacATGGCCACTAATGaacaaggaggaagaaagaaactgACTAATAAGAAACATAatataaagcaagaaaaagaaacataaagaaacataaaatagaGCAGATTTATGAGGTACAGAGGTGCAAACCAGCCCATCAGTTCAATGCAGACACAGTTAGccagtagaaaaaaaacccattacaATATTTCTGCTTTGGCTGCATTTCTATAGCTTGGAATATCTGAGTGGTTCTTTGCAATCTTGCTAACAATTTTGCTATGGCTGGTAATGTCTCTTGGTGCATTTTGCTCTGCCAGTGAAGAAGTCTGACAGTATTCCTGGACTGTGTTTGCAGCGCACAGGATGTATACAAGTTCATAcatctgaatatttaaaaagacattCAAAAGAAAGGTACCTGCAGAAAGCATAGAAGACCAGGAAATTACCCAGAGTTCCTGTAATCCCCACTATAAGAATGACAACTCCAATTGTATAATGGGCATGATCTGGGACATCCACTGTGGGAAAGGCACGAGGAACATCTTGTACTGTCATCTTCTGTGGAGCAAATAAGAGGTTATAGGTATATTGCCAAACTTTTCTGAATAAGCTGGCATGTGTTTCTCTGGAAGGGAAAATGGTCAAGAATACAAAAAGACAACAAGCAAAAAAGTCAGAATAAATTCAAATTCCATTTACTGTTGATCATCTTTGCAGTATAAATATGCCATCAGCAGTGCAAAGGGCAAAGGATGTATGCTTACTGTTGATTTAGAATTTTGGTGAAGAAAAGCAACATATTATctcccaaaagaaaaataaggatatagaggagaaaaagagacaggaaGACCTGGAGACAGGAGACCTGTTTCACTGCATCTGACATCAGGTAATTAAGTATTTAACAACAAGTAAGCTTCCTATAGATTTAATTTCAGGAAAGTTTCTGTACCTGTGACACAGGCTAGACTTCTCTTAGTAAACATGTTCAATGGATAAATAGGCATTTACTCCTTTAGCAGTATGGCCACTTCATTTTTCCCACTGAATAACACTGAATTTTGAGCTGCCCTCAAGAGCTGATTACCAAAAGCCTGGCAGCTTGAATGAGAGTCTTTTGGAAACTAAATAAGGATCAGAAAAACTAAACCACAAATCCTTTCTACCTTATGCCTATTTTCCACACCAGTTCTGGTTTTGGTCTGCCTGAATCAAGGTATTTTACCCTCTGTGAAGTATTTCATAAACCACTTGATTGAAGCATTTGTGTCTTAATCAGTTAATAACTCACGGCAGAATTCAGTAGCCAAGTCTGAAGATCGCAGCATTGGAAATGGGTATTTTTGGACAATAGAGGCAGACATTACTTCTGAATACATCTGTGAGGTTGGGCTGAGGTTATTACAGGCAGTGTGGATATAAAACCAATGTGCCAGTAGCAAGAGGTGAACCCCAGGAGTGCCTGGAATTCTGGATGAGATTGCTTTTTGTGCTGAAGATCTGCCCAGAGCAATGCTCAGCCACCAGAGTGCACTCCCTGGGTTTCTACATTAGCAGCAATGAAATGCTGGACAAATACTGTGATCttagaggaagaaaatgtaGTTCTGGCTGTTACTGTAATTGGAGCAAAATGTTAAGTTTGATACACTAACTGAATGACAGTATCACAGCATTTATGGTTCAGGTTCCTGCAGCAAAGTGGAAGTTGGCATA
This region of Vidua macroura isolate BioBank_ID:100142 chromosome 8, ASM2450914v1, whole genome shotgun sequence genomic DNA includes:
- the OPN4 gene encoding melanopsin isoform X3 — its product is MTVQDVPRAFPTVDVPDHAHYTIGVVILIVGITGTLGNFLVFYAFCRSRSLQTPANVLIINLAISDFLMSITQSPVFFTSSLYKHWIFGEKGCELYAFCGALFGITSMITLMVIALDRYFVITKPLASVGVTSKKKALIILVGVWLYSLAWSLPPFFGWSAYVPEGLLTSCSWDYMTFTPSVRAYTMLLFCFVFFIPLIAIIYSYVSIFEAIKKANKSIQTFGCKRGNREFQKQYQRMKNEWKMAKIALIVILFFVISWSPYSVVALVAFAGYSHVLTPFMNSIPAVIAKASVIHNPIIYAITHPKYRRAIATYVPCLGPLLRVSPKDSRSFSSYHSSRRATVTSQSSEISGLQKGKKRLSSLSDSESGCTETETDTPSMFSRLARRQISYETDKDTTQTSDIRAKLTSQDSGNCGKTAVDADDILMVELNVTEYMATPTQTSKTCSLEEIKVSF
- the OPN4 gene encoding melanopsin isoform X4, producing the protein MDLLLRAPTKMTVQDVPRAFPTVDVPDHAHYTIGVVILIVGITGTLGNFLVFYAFCRSRSLQTPANVLIINLAISDFLMSITQSPVFFTSSLYKHWIFGEKGAYVPEGLLTSCSWDYMTFTPSVRAYTMLLFCFVFFIPLIAIIYSYVSIFEAIKKANKSIQTFGCKRGNREFQKQYQRMKNEWKMAKIALIVILFFVISWSPYSVVALVAFAGYSHVLTPFMNSIPAVIAKASVIHNPIIYAITHPKYRRAIATYVPCLGPLLRVSPKDSRSFSSYHSSRRATVTSQSSEISGLQKGKKRLSSLSDSESGCTETETDTPSMFSRLARRQISYETDKDTTQTSDIRAKLTSQDSGNCGKTAVDADDILMVELNVTEYMATPTQTSKTCSLEEIKVSF
- the OPN4 gene encoding melanopsin isoform X2; this translates as MDLLLRAPTKMTVQDVPRAFPTVDVPDHAHYTIGVVILIVGITGTLGNFLVFYAFCRSRSLQTPANVLIINLAISDFLMSITQSPVFFTSSLYKHWIFGCELYAFCGALFGITSMITLMVIALDRYFVITKPLASVGVTSKKKALIILVGVWLYSLAWSLPPFFGWSAYVPEGLLTSCSWDYMTFTPSVRAYTMLLFCFVFFIPLIAIIYSYVSIFEAIKKANKSIQTFGCKRGNREFQKQYQRMKNEWKMAKIALIVILFFVISWSPYSVVALVAFAGYSHVLTPFMNSIPAVIAKASVIHNPIIYAITHPKYRRAIATYVPCLGPLLRVSPKDSRSFSSYHSSRRATVTSQSSEISGLQKGKKRLSSLSDSESGCTETETDTPSMFSRLARRQISYETDKDTTQTSDIRAKLTSQDSGNCGKTAVDADDILMVELNVTEYMATPTQTSKTCSLEEIKVSF
- the OPN4 gene encoding melanopsin isoform X1; translation: MDLLLRAPTKMTVQDVPRAFPTVDVPDHAHYTIGVVILIVGITGTLGNFLVFYAFCRSRSLQTPANVLIINLAISDFLMSITQSPVFFTSSLYKHWIFGEKGCELYAFCGALFGITSMITLMVIALDRYFVITKPLASVGVTSKKKALIILVGVWLYSLAWSLPPFFGWSAYVPEGLLTSCSWDYMTFTPSVRAYTMLLFCFVFFIPLIAIIYSYVSIFEAIKKANKSIQTFGCKRGNREFQKQYQRMKNEWKMAKIALIVILFFVISWSPYSVVALVAFAGYSHVLTPFMNSIPAVIAKASVIHNPIIYAITHPKYRRAIATYVPCLGPLLRVSPKDSRSFSSYHSSRRATVTSQSSEISGLQKGKKRLSSLSDSESGCTETETDTPSMFSRLARRQISYETDKDTTQTSDIRAKLTSQDSGNCGKTAVDADDILMVELNVTEYMATPTQTSKTCSLEEIKVSF